Genomic window (Helianthus annuus cultivar XRQ/B chromosome 3, HanXRQr2.0-SUNRISE, whole genome shotgun sequence):
AGGCAAGGAACGAAGGTGCACGTATAAAGACTTCATGGCATGCCAACCCGCAACGTATGATGGTAAAATTGATCCGATTGCATGCCAAAGATGGATTTCAAATATAGAAGCGGTGTTTATTCGAAGTCGTTGTGATAACGAAGATAAGGTGATGTTCGCTACCGGCCAACTCACTTTTCAggcaaaagattggtgggatgcaCACAGTAAAGAGATAGGCGAAGAAAGGCTCCAAACAATGACCTGGCAAGAGTTTAAGGATCCTTTTATGAAATATCACTGCCCTCAGTCAGCCATTGATAAGATTCAAGAGGATTTCTTACGCCTCCGACAGAAAAACGAAACGATAAACGAGATATCGAACATTTtcttggataagatgaagttttgtggAGAGTTTGTGCAAACTGAAAGGATGAAGATTAATCGCTTTTATGGGGTGTTAAAGTCAGAATTTAGGGAGTTCATCACTCCCTCAAAGTGTGAGACTCTTGATGAGCTAATCAATCTAGCGCGGGATAGAGAAATCGAAATCAAGAGGCAAGAAGAACGTGGAGAAAAGAGGCCAAATGAAAAAGGTGGAAGTTCGACCCCGGCCAAAAAGGGGAAGTATCAAGAGCAAGGAAGAAAAGATAAGTCGAAGAGTGGTATCACGCCGTGCAAGACTTGTGGAAAGCTTCATACGGGGGAATGCTTGTTAGGCAAGAAAGGGTGTTACAAATGTGGTAAGGAAGGGCACTCGTCTTATCAGTGTCCAAACAACCCGAAGACTTGCTTTCATTGTTTTGAAAAAGGGCATGTTAAATCGGAATGCCCAAAACTTCAGCAAGAGTCAAAGAAAGaagataagaagcaagagggttCTAGAGCGAAAGGGAGGGTGTTCCAAATTACATCCGAAGAAGCCAAGTCTCACCCGAATGTCATTTTAGGTATCTTTTTACTAAACTCCATACCGGTCTATGTTCTATTCGATACTGGAGCTACCATGTCATTTATTTCGAATGAAATTATACAACATCCGTCCTTTAAGATCGAACGAATGTCAATGCCTCTAGAAGTAGAAATAGCTGATAGTAAGATCTATATGCTACATGAGATATGTAGGAAATGTAAATTCATAATGGAAGATGAGGAATTCGAAATTGATCTCATACCTATGGTTCTAGGGGAATTTAAAatgatagtgggaatggattggttggcaCGTCACCGGGTAGAAATAGATTGTGAAAATAAAATAATGTCTATTCAAGCCCCAAGTGGAAGGCAATTGAGTATTCAAGGGGAAAGAAACGTAGAAACCAAATTGTGTAACCTTATCCAAGCCTTTAAATACATACGTAATGGAGATAGAGCATACCTGGCTTATGTGGTAGACGCTCAGCAAATTCTCCCGAAGCTTGAAGACGTTGAGGTAGTGAATGAATTTCCGGATGTGTTTCGGGAAGAATTGCCGGGACTCCTCCCGAAAGAGAAATAGAATTTCGCATCGAATTAAACCCGGGTGCAAAGCCAGTTGCGAAGGctccctatagacttgctcccaCCGAGATGCGGGAGTTAATGACACAATTAAAAGATCTTCTAGATAAGGGCTTCATACGCCCaagtgtgtcgccttggggagcacccgttctatttgttaaaaagaaggacgggtcgatgcgtatgtgcatcgactatagggaattaaacaagctgaccataaagaaccgctaccctctacctagaattgacgacctttttgatcaattacaaggggcgagttggttctccaagatagacttgCGTTCGGGGTACCATCAAGTCAGAGTAAGGGAAGAGGATATTCCAAAGACTGCGTTTAGAACCCGTTACGGGCACTATGAATTTTTAGTCATGTCTTTTGGATTGACGAACGCGCCGGCTGCGTTTATGGATCTTATAAACCGGGTGTGCCGACCCATGTTAGACAAATCGGTAATCGTGTTCATAGATGATATCTTAGTCTATTCGCGAAGCAAAGCTGAACATGCAAGGCACTTGCGTGAAGTACTCGAAATTCTCCGCAAGGAGAAACTTtacgcaaaattttcaaaatgtgcctTTTGGCTCAGAGAGGTGCAATTCCTGGGTCACGTGATCAATGCGGAAGGTGTTTTAGTTGATCCTTCAAAGATTGATGCTGTAATGAAGTGGGTCTCTCCGAAGAACCCAACAGAGATAAGAAGTTTCTTGGGCCTTGCCGGGTACTATAGAAGGTTTATACAGGATTTTTCGAAGATAGCCCTACCCTTAACAAAACtgacaagaaagaaagagaagtttgTGTGGGGTAAAGGTCAGGAGGAGGCTTTTCAAATGTTAAAGGAGAAACTATCCCGTCCTCCGGTTCTGACATTACCGGATGGAACTGAAGACTTGGTGGTCTATTCAGACGCTTCACACCAGGGATTAGGCTGCGTCTTGATGCAAAGGGGAAGAGTCATCGCTTATGCTTCAAGACAACAGAAGCCGCATGAAGTAAACTACCCGACTCACGATCTAGAATTGGCAGCGGTAGTGTTCgccttgaagatttggagacattatttgtacggcaCGAGATGCACTATTTACTCTGATCATAAAAGCCTCAAGTATCTTTTCGAgcagaaagatttaaatatgaggcaacggaGATGGCTGGAACTTATCaaggattatgattgtgatattctTTATCACCCGGGAAAAGCAAACGTGGTAGCCGATGCGTTAAGCCGAAGAGAGTATCCGTCTCCTCTTCGTGTAAAGTCCATGAAGATGATTGTTACGCCACGATTACTTGAATTGGTACGTGAATCTCAAATAAAGTCGCTTGGAGCGGAAGACTTAAAGAAGGAAAGACTAAAAGGTGTAATCGATAAATTAGAAGAAAATTCGACCGGACTCAAAACGCGATTTGGCCGAATTTGGATACCCCGATTCTGTGAAGTCAAGACTGCTCCACTCgacgaggcacataagtcacgataTTCGGTCCACCCtggggctacaaagatgtatcgggacttgaaggccaattattggtggccgggcatgaaacgcgaCATAGTCAAATATGTCGCGAAATGCTTAACATGTTCCCAAGTGAAAACCGAGCATAAAAAGCCATACGGGGAATTACAACCCTtgaagataccgcaatggaagtGGGAGGAATTAACGATGGATTTGGTAACCAAGCTTCCTAGAACGAAAAAGGGGCATGATgcgatatgggtaatcgtggaccgactTACGAAAagcgctcattttctacctattaAAGAAGCCTACTCTTCCGAGAAAATGGCGGAGATTTACATGAACGAGATTATATCTCGACACGGCGTGCCCGTGTCAATTGTCTCGGATCGGGACACTAGGTTTACTTCTCGTTACTGGCAAAAGTTTCACGAGAGTGTGGGTACGAAATTACACATAAGTACCGCCTACCACCCTCAAACTGACGACTAgtcagaaagaaccattcaaacacttGTTGATATGCTGAGGGCGTGTGCCCTAGATTTTGGGGGAAGttgggatgaccatttaccactagtggaattttcctataataatagttaccatagTGGTATCCAAATGGCTCCGTATGAATTACTGTACGGGAGGAAATGTAGAACTCCTGTATGCTGGGGAGAAGTAGGGCAAAGAGAGCTTGCGCCAAGTGATTTAATAGCAGTAACGAATGAAAAGATTAAGTTGGTTAGAGCTCGACTGAAAGCAGCACAGGATCGACAAAAGGCTTATTCAGACAAAAGAAGACGTCCCattgaatttcaagtcggagatttGGTTCTGCTGAAAgtgtccccatggaagggtataatcCGCTTTCGCAAACGCGGTAAGTTAGGTCCTCGTTATATTGGACCGTTTAAAATCTTGGCTCGTGTTGGAAGAGTTGCATATCGATTAGAATTACCGCCTGCTCTAGACGGAATTCACAATACCTTCCATGTGTCGCAGCTGAGAAAGTGTCTTGCGGATGAAACCGCGTTAGTACCACTCGATGATATCGAGTTGGACGAAGGGTTAAATTATGTCGAAAAACCAATAGCTATTAAAGACGTCAAGGTGAAGAAACTCCGCAACAAAGTCGTTAAACAAGTATTGGTCCAATGGCTTCACCGAAAAGGGTCGGAGCTTACATGGGAATTAGAAGACGAAATGCGTAGACACTACCCTCACCTTTTCGGTATGTCAATGTTTAAATAGTTATGTgttcaggtttcggggacgaaacctcttttaaggggggtagacttgtaacaccccaaaaatattgaATAGACATAAGTTAAATATAATAGTAAAGAAATGATGCCTAAATTTAATAATGATGAAAATAGAGGGACCAAGATTGTAACTATCTAAAAATTGATTAATAAAAATAACAATTGGGAAAAAACCCACACACAGTACGTGTGTGGGAGTCTGCGATCGAACAAGGCAAAGAAAGGGGGAAACCCTAGTTCAAGAAATCAAGTGATTCAATCCAAATTCATAAGTCAAATTGGTGCATGATCCCTAAATTTTGATTAGCTAACCCTAATCTCTCAAGTGGTAAGTTCAATTTCTGAAAATCTTGAATTGTAGGATGAAGGGATTAATCCCAAATTCGATTTCTTGAATCataataggaaatctgagttgtAAATTACCTTCTAGAGCAAGAATTATGCTTGATTTTAGGTTGCATGAAAAGTGTAGTGAAAACCCACTTTGTAAAGATTATGTTACTAGTAGGAAGCTCATAATGATTATGATCATGTGTTAGTTGATATATGAAATTGTTGTGATGTTTGAATGCTAGATAAGTTGATTTAGGATGAAAAATCTATGTTAATTCAAAGGAAGGTGATTTTTGTGTTATGATGAACTAGTAAGTATATGCTTAATAGACTTGTACCTTGTATCTTAATTGTGATGCCTatcaagtgttcgatgaaatgcctaaaagataaaatgtatatgaaagtggtaaAATAAATTGAAAGACTAAATGAAAGAATAAATGTTCGAATGTAGGCGTAAAggaagaaggtacaagcaccaatAAAAAGGAAGGAgcgcaagatcgaggtatgtttcGTGACGTACAAAACTTTACTTAATTTTTTATTTGTAATTGTGTCAAGCAAATTGTGTTATAATGGGTATTTCTTGCTATAATGAATACGTTGATTAGTAAATAAATAgtaaatcccttgcggatttagCTATGCTAACGAAGGTTAAGCTATGATAAGCAAATTGACCGGTTCGAGTAACTAGGTCGAGTAATGATATGAAACCATTTGTTTTGAACGGGTGGTTTTGAATGCTATAACGAATGCTAGATGCTTAATCCGTTTTACGGATGGAAAgaatgttgaaagcaaataacCCAATCAAACGGGTCGAACgcgtatgcttaactctcattgagagtgttgATGCTATACCCAAgtatttgggtagtcgaatgcgtGAAATGTTTAAAAGTTCATATACGGACGGAATTAAAATGAAAGAATTATGATTTAGCGAGCGTGATAACTAACCTTTGAAATTTCTtgttaatgtaggtaaatcctct
Coding sequences:
- the LOC110931357 gene encoding uncharacterized protein LOC110931357, encoding MADARNVNEDDDATRQEAFNGRATEVAEGVMQAHLPRLAQEVESRVLGVVDAMMTSKIEELKELLEGSRNKGKERRCTYKDFMACQPATYDGKIDPIACQRWISNIEAVFIRSRCDNEDKVMFATGQLTFQAKDWWDAHSKEIGEERLQTMTWQEFKDPFMKYHCPQSAIDKIQEDFLRLRQKNETINEISNIFLDKMKFCGEFVQTERMKINRFYGVLKSEFREFITPSKCETLDELINLARDREIEIKRQEERGEKRPNEKGGSSTPAKKGKYQEQGRKDKSKSGITPCKTCGKLHTGECLLGKKGCYKCGKEGHSSYQCPNNPKTCFHCFEKGHVKSECPKLQQESKKEDKKQEGSRAKGRVFQITSEEAKSHPNVILGIFLLNSIPVYVLFDTGATMSFISNEIIQHPSFKIERMSMPLEVEIADSKIYMLHEICRKCKFIMEDEEFEIDLIPMVLGEFKMIVGMDWLARHRVEIDCENKIMSIQAPSGRQLSIQGERNVETKLCNLIQAFKYIRNGDRAYLAYVVDAQQILPKLEDVEVVNEFPDVFREELPGLLPKEK